The following proteins are encoded in a genomic region of Bernardetia sp. MNP-M8:
- a CDS encoding PAS domain S-box protein, producing MRNRFSIRNKITTLLLAVVLMAALVLSLVSYNRGKEAVEQRYWQNLKVINTLKSKEIQGVFSQISSHVGLLQEYSAVLQSLRSVNTINENKYTDTLQSKLRNQLDDSLLPFQKTYNYPNLVLVNKDGRIIYKTNPAADYLIFGRIYDRYQVLLTHANDGIYFNEPRIAKELSGTPSRMEAIAPIYDPKQNYLIIGYIIAELDMDVVYDVVADTTGLGQTGEIVLARQKSATTLTFLNDLKEQRANTPKIIGDGKAEGLERALKEKTTGYGFSIDYKGTETLAAWNYIEPVGWGIVTQVDKSAVESDLNGLVIAFILTGAVIIIVAGGLAFGFSTVLTRPIERLQVVLGIVAKGELPKEIKRETNDEIGQMTEAVNNLVQALKRTADFAYQIGKGNYKASFRPMGNNDTFGNALITMRDSIQEADSKDKQRNWIVSGVAEVGQILREYQTIELLSEKIIAFITEKINAVQGSFYVVEEDEITQENTIEVSATYAYHKRKYLKKSFRFAEGLVGQAAIEQDIILRTEIPDNYMTISSGLLGEQKPKALLIVPLITDEKVYGVMEFAGLSRFTDTEVNFVREISIIIARTIFNIKVNDRTISLLQESQQMSEELQLQQEVLRQNAEEMESTQEELRKSNARLEEQILEVNRTQKRMQVLLENASEVITIYEKNGKVRYISPSIESILGYEQSELIGTNDVDNVQEGSKDAFRQLFENLLEHPDENITIQYEYRKKNGDAVWLEATGTNRLSDPAIRGIVINSRDITERRRAEQESRMRGQMQALSENSPDLIMRINPEGKIFYINPTIKNLTGLEPSTLTNKMMRGSELPIAIVKRIEEITEKVNRTGNKVLRELEIDSVAGERVMQTTAIPEYNDQAYLESILVVSHDITERKRTEFEVRETNRKISESINYARRIQGAILPESRHLQSIFPDSFIFYKPRDIVSGDFPWYVQKGDDVYIAAVDCTGHGVPGALISLIGYFILNEILSSSQTVLSPAQILDRLNKGVAQTLRQDTEGNTKDGMDIALCRINRKQNKVEFAGAHRPLYILPKEGKLIQIKGDRKPIGGGAIYSKSDDFNNHSQKISKGDSIYIFSDGLPDQFGGDEDKKFSSKQIRDILVENRTQNMEEMHLTFETHFEKWMGNSKQIDDILMIGIKF from the coding sequence TGGCTGCATTGGTACTTAGTTTAGTTTCATACAATAGGGGTAAAGAAGCTGTCGAACAGCGTTATTGGCAAAACCTTAAAGTAATCAATACACTTAAGAGCAAAGAAATCCAAGGTGTTTTTTCACAAATTAGTTCTCATGTTGGTTTACTTCAAGAATATTCGGCTGTCTTACAATCACTTCGTAGTGTAAATACAATTAATGAAAATAAATACACAGACACACTACAAAGTAAACTTAGAAATCAATTAGATGACTCTTTGCTTCCGTTTCAAAAGACGTATAATTACCCAAATTTAGTTTTGGTAAATAAAGATGGGCGAATAATTTATAAAACCAATCCAGCAGCTGATTATCTCATTTTTGGTAGAATATATGACCGTTATCAAGTTCTCTTAACTCATGCCAATGATGGTATTTATTTTAATGAACCAAGAATAGCAAAAGAGCTTTCAGGTACTCCTAGCAGAATGGAAGCTATTGCACCTATTTATGACCCTAAACAAAATTATTTAATTATCGGATATATCATCGCAGAACTTGATATGGACGTAGTTTATGATGTAGTGGCAGACACAACAGGATTAGGACAAACAGGAGAAATTGTTTTAGCAAGGCAAAAAAGTGCTACTACACTTACCTTTTTGAATGACTTGAAGGAACAGAGAGCCAATACACCCAAAATTATAGGAGATGGGAAAGCTGAAGGCTTAGAAAGAGCTTTAAAAGAAAAAACAACAGGATACGGATTTTCAATAGATTATAAAGGAACTGAAACTCTTGCAGCATGGAATTATATCGAACCTGTTGGTTGGGGAATAGTAACTCAAGTAGACAAAAGTGCTGTTGAAAGTGATCTGAATGGACTTGTTATCGCATTTATATTGACAGGAGCAGTTATTATTATTGTAGCTGGTGGTCTTGCTTTTGGTTTTTCTACTGTCCTTACTCGTCCTATTGAAAGGCTACAAGTAGTATTAGGAATCGTAGCAAAAGGAGAATTACCAAAAGAAATTAAGAGAGAAACCAATGATGAGATTGGTCAGATGACAGAAGCTGTCAATAATTTGGTTCAAGCTCTAAAACGAACGGCAGACTTTGCCTATCAAATTGGAAAAGGAAACTATAAAGCCTCTTTTCGTCCAATGGGAAACAATGATACCTTTGGTAATGCCTTGATTACAATGCGAGATAGCATTCAAGAAGCTGATAGTAAAGACAAACAAAGAAACTGGATTGTATCAGGTGTTGCAGAAGTAGGACAAATTTTGCGTGAATATCAAACTATTGAACTTCTTTCAGAAAAAATTATAGCTTTTATCACAGAAAAAATAAATGCTGTTCAGGGTAGCTTTTATGTTGTAGAAGAAGATGAAATTACACAAGAAAATACAATTGAAGTAAGTGCAACCTATGCCTATCACAAAAGAAAATACCTTAAAAAATCATTTCGTTTTGCAGAAGGACTAGTTGGGCAAGCAGCCATTGAGCAAGATATTATCCTTCGTACAGAAATTCCTGATAACTATATGACCATTAGTTCAGGACTTTTAGGAGAACAAAAGCCTAAAGCACTACTTATTGTCCCTCTAATTACTGATGAGAAAGTATATGGAGTGATGGAATTTGCAGGTCTTTCTCGTTTTACGGATACAGAAGTAAATTTTGTTCGTGAGATTAGTATCATCATTGCAAGAACAATTTTTAATATAAAAGTAAACGATCGTACTATTTCTCTTCTTCAGGAATCTCAACAAATGAGTGAAGAACTTCAATTACAACAGGAAGTTTTGCGTCAAAATGCTGAAGAAATGGAATCGACACAAGAAGAACTCCGTAAATCCAATGCACGACTAGAAGAGCAAATTTTGGAAGTAAATCGTACTCAAAAACGTATGCAGGTACTATTAGAAAATGCCTCAGAGGTAATTACGATTTATGAAAAAAATGGAAAAGTACGTTATATAAGTCCTTCAATAGAATCTATTTTAGGTTATGAGCAGTCTGAACTTATAGGAACAAATGATGTAGATAATGTTCAAGAAGGTAGTAAGGATGCTTTTAGACAACTTTTTGAAAACCTTTTGGAACATCCAGACGAAAATATTACCATTCAATACGAATATCGTAAGAAAAATGGTGATGCTGTTTGGCTAGAAGCCACAGGAACAAACCGTTTGAGCGACCCAGCTATCAGAGGAATCGTTATAAACTCTAGAGACATTACAGAGCGAAGACGTGCCGAACAAGAATCCCGTATGCGTGGACAAATGCAAGCACTATCTGAAAACTCACCTGACCTTATCATGCGTATTAATCCAGAAGGAAAGATTTTTTACATCAATCCAACTATTAAGAACCTTACAGGTTTAGAACCTTCTACACTGACAAATAAAATGATGAGAGGTTCGGAATTACCTATTGCCATTGTTAAAAGAATAGAAGAAATTACAGAAAAAGTAAATCGAACAGGAAACAAAGTTCTTAGAGAATTAGAAATTGATTCGGTTGCAGGTGAGCGTGTCATGCAAACAACAGCCATTCCAGAATATAATGATCAAGCCTATTTAGAATCTATTTTGGTCGTTTCTCATGATATTACCGAACGCAAACGAACTGAGTTTGAGGTAAGAGAAACCAACCGTAAAATATCAGAAAGCATCAATTATGCAAGACGTATTCAAGGTGCTATCTTGCCTGAAAGTCGTCATTTGCAAAGTATTTTTCCAGATTCATTTATCTTTTACAAGCCTAGAGATATTGTAAGTGGAGATTTTCCTTGGTATGTACAAAAAGGTGATGATGTATATATTGCAGCTGTTGATTGTACAGGACATGGAGTACCAGGAGCTTTGATTTCACTTATTGGTTATTTTATTCTAAATGAAATCTTGAGTTCTAGTCAAACGGTTCTATCTCCAGCTCAAATATTAGACAGACTTAATAAAGGAGTAGCTCAAACATTAAGACAAGATACTGAAGGAAATACAAAAGATGGTATGGATATCGCTCTTTGTCGTATTAATAGAAAGCAAAACAAAGTAGAATTTGCTGGAGCGCATCGTCCTTTGTATATTTTACCAAAAGAAGGGAAATTAATACAGATAAAAGGTGATAGAAAGCCAATTGGTGGAGGTGCTATTTATAGCAAGTCTGATGATTTTAATAATCATAGTCAAAAAATTTCAAAAGGAGATTCAATTTATATTTTCTCTGATGGTCTGCCTGATCAATTTGGAGGAGATGAGGATAAAAAGTTTTCATCTAAGCAAATTAGAGATATTTTGGTAGAAAACAGAACACAAAATATGGAAGAAATGCACCTTACCTTCGAAACTCATTTTGAGAAGTGGATGGGTAATAGCAAACAAATCGATGATATTTTGATGATAGGTATTAAGTTTTAA
- a CDS encoding SiaB family protein kinase: MKYIYDLHKVMLKQSLLLVYEGEFSQEITKAVLAMAERNMDSFGEQRKVKTKVFNVMVEDLQNIFKHSQSYQEEIYGKNNAIFSLAKTDDHYFVLSGNPLFTSEVAALKNRLEEINLLDAAGLKEEYKRIIKSKKGVGKEGLSDKGGAGLGFIDMARKSGNKIRFDFEKINDELSFFSLRMTINRNPDAEGDD; the protein is encoded by the coding sequence ATGAAATATATTTATGACTTACATAAAGTTATGCTCAAACAAAGCTTGCTTTTGGTATATGAAGGCGAGTTTAGTCAAGAAATAACCAAGGCTGTTTTGGCAATGGCAGAACGTAATATGGACTCCTTTGGCGAACAGCGTAAAGTCAAGACAAAGGTTTTTAATGTCATGGTAGAAGACCTGCAAAATATCTTTAAGCATTCTCAAAGTTATCAAGAAGAAATTTATGGAAAGAATAATGCTATTTTTTCTTTAGCCAAAACAGACGACCATTATTTTGTTCTCTCTGGAAATCCTCTATTTACAAGTGAAGTAGCAGCTCTAAAAAATCGTCTTGAAGAGATTAATTTATTAGATGCAGCTGGTCTGAAAGAAGAATACAAACGTATTATCAAAAGTAAAAAAGGAGTTGGGAAAGAAGGACTTTCTGATAAAGGAGGTGCAGGACTTGGATTCATTGACATGGCTCGTAAATCAGGTAATAAAATTCGTTTTGATTTTGAAAAAATTAACGACGAACTTTCATTTTTCTCTCTTCGCATGACTATTAATCGTAATCCTGATGCAGAAGGAGATGATTAA
- a CDS encoding DUF1987 domain-containing protein, which yields MDVINLEPTEDTPKVILDKDRQVFEISGRSLPEDAAEFYQPILDWLDEYENQVNPDTKFMFKLEYFNTASSKLILDILSKLEEIEGASVIWYFHEDDEDMEEAGEEFSDLVDIPFDFKTY from the coding sequence ATGGACGTAATCAACTTAGAACCAACAGAAGACACTCCAAAAGTAATCTTAGACAAAGACCGTCAGGTATTCGAAATATCTGGTCGTTCTCTTCCAGAAGATGCTGCCGAATTTTATCAACCTATCTTAGATTGGTTAGATGAATACGAAAATCAAGTAAATCCAGATACAAAATTTATGTTTAAGTTGGAATACTTCAATACAGCATCATCAAAACTTATCTTAGATATTCTTTCTAAATTGGAAGAAATTGAAGGTGCATCTGTAATATGGTATTTTCATGAAGACGATGAAGATATGGAAGAAGCAGGAGAAGAGTTTTCTGATCTTGTAGACATTCCTTTTGACTTCAAAACCTATTAA
- a CDS encoding ATP-binding cassette domain-containing protein — translation MSEEILKALTQLFAVVSKQDGGVSEAERNFVIRFFEQELDRKRLSEYVALYDQYAESGVDGEEGKGAEATAENPEDIVIIREGKTPEEIEQQEKDKARAIKRAARKAKKAAEGGNSGNIQLKDSMRTLRVCRDINKTLAQKQKVIVTFKILEMLAVDRNFSSHRLEIIQTASEIFRIPKEEYELMENFVISTDSPQMFDSPDLLVFDEEAPPVESRKKFIDSGLLDGEIVFIRLKSVELYFTKYNGNDEIFLNGQLVKKGTIVLFSNGSVFKTPKGAPLYYSDLVTRYNDTAQQNPISFNAINLDFRFPDGTIGLRNVNIAEGPGKLLSIMGASGAGKTTLLNVLAGLESPYKGEVRINGFNLHTESDMVEGVIGYVSQDDLLIEELSVYQNLYYNAKLCFKNLSEEELDARVMEVLASLGLDRIKDITVGSVLNKMISGGQRKRLNIALELIREPAVMFVDEPTSGLSSRDSENVIDLLKELSLKGKLIFVVIHQPSSDIYKMFDKMILLDTGGYPIYYGNPVEAIAYFKRATNQVGSDNGQCQTCGTVTPELLFNIIEARVVNEYGEYTGVRKIAPAEWNDLYKQTHSITPVETVNEPPPNSLSIPSKIKQAAIFTTRDFLSKISNTQYMMINLLEAPLLALLLSVIVRFKNAKDAEEYVFRYNDNVPAYMLIAIIVALFMGLTVSAEEIIRDRKIQRRESFLNLSRMSYLTSKVGILFTLSAIQTLTFALIGNTILEIQGMYWQYWLVLFTISCFANALGLNISASFNSAVTVYILIPLLLIPQMILSGAIFRFDQLNNSIVEKGRIPLVADFMASRWAYEALAVEQFKDNPFERQIFDVEFEISQYQHKANFWIPKMQEILDRSANYAESAQNENADSVMVLLQNDIALLKHEWESEKVNEILDRLKIQSEDLELSSEEQKLLNIDLEKTLQIIEFDRAMADKLKAVLEMIRSKVLTPKFVMAGERKDSIINAMEQDPSNKLSVVELKNKYTNEYLESQVKNEMIKDKYVEGNGFLVQQTDPIFAVRNPNNLSGPLDYRTHFFAPEKQFLGNYFDTMWFNVFVMWAMTIFLLVTLYFELLKKLIDVLGSINFKRKKKK, via the coding sequence ATGAGTGAAGAAATACTAAAAGCCCTAACCCAATTATTTGCAGTTGTTTCTAAACAAGACGGTGGTGTATCTGAAGCTGAGCGTAATTTTGTTATTCGATTCTTCGAACAAGAATTAGATAGAAAAAGGCTTAGTGAATATGTAGCACTCTATGATCAGTATGCAGAATCGGGAGTAGATGGAGAAGAAGGTAAAGGTGCAGAAGCAACAGCAGAAAATCCTGAGGACATAGTAATAATTAGAGAAGGAAAGACACCTGAAGAAATAGAGCAACAAGAAAAAGATAAAGCTAGAGCAATAAAGAGAGCAGCAAGAAAAGCAAAAAAAGCAGCAGAAGGAGGAAATAGTGGAAATATTCAGTTGAAAGATAGTATGCGTACTTTAAGAGTATGTAGAGATATCAATAAAACACTTGCTCAAAAGCAAAAAGTTATTGTTACTTTTAAAATTTTGGAGATGCTTGCCGTCGACAGAAATTTTAGTAGCCATAGATTAGAAATTATACAAACTGCTTCTGAAATATTTAGAATTCCAAAAGAAGAATATGAACTAATGGAAAATTTTGTCATATCGACAGATTCTCCTCAAATGTTTGATTCTCCAGATCTTTTGGTTTTTGATGAAGAAGCTCCACCAGTAGAAAGTAGAAAGAAATTTATTGATTCAGGTCTTTTAGATGGAGAAATTGTATTTATTCGTCTTAAAAGTGTTGAATTATATTTTACAAAATACAACGGAAATGACGAGATTTTCTTAAATGGTCAGCTTGTCAAAAAAGGAACAATTGTTCTCTTCTCAAATGGTAGTGTTTTCAAAACACCAAAAGGTGCGCCTCTCTATTATAGTGATTTAGTTACTCGTTATAATGATACAGCACAACAAAATCCAATTTCATTCAATGCTATTAATTTAGATTTTCGTTTTCCAGATGGAACTATCGGACTTCGCAATGTAAATATTGCAGAAGGTCCAGGAAAACTTCTTAGTATAATGGGAGCCAGTGGAGCAGGAAAAACCACACTTCTCAATGTTTTGGCTGGTTTAGAAAGTCCATACAAAGGCGAAGTACGTATAAATGGTTTCAACCTTCATACAGAATCTGATATGGTAGAGGGCGTAATTGGTTACGTTTCTCAAGATGATTTATTGATAGAAGAACTTAGTGTTTATCAAAACTTGTATTATAATGCCAAACTTTGTTTCAAAAATCTTAGTGAAGAAGAGCTTGATGCTCGTGTCATGGAGGTTTTGGCAAGTTTAGGATTAGATAGAATAAAAGATATTACGGTTGGTAGTGTTCTTAATAAAATGATTAGTGGAGGTCAGCGTAAACGTTTGAATATTGCTCTTGAGCTGATTCGTGAACCTGCTGTTATGTTTGTGGATGAACCGACATCTGGACTTTCTTCAAGAGATTCAGAAAATGTAATTGACCTTTTAAAAGAGCTTTCTCTTAAAGGAAAACTAATTTTTGTAGTTATTCATCAGCCTTCATCAGACATTTATAAGATGTTTGATAAAATGATTTTGCTGGATACAGGTGGTTATCCTATCTATTATGGAAATCCTGTTGAAGCAATTGCCTATTTCAAACGTGCAACTAATCAAGTAGGAAGTGATAATGGACAATGTCAGACTTGTGGAACAGTTACACCAGAACTTCTCTTCAATATTATTGAAGCACGAGTAGTTAATGAATATGGAGAATATACAGGAGTAAGAAAAATTGCACCTGCTGAATGGAATGACCTTTATAAACAAACACATTCGATTACGCCAGTAGAAACAGTTAATGAGCCACCACCAAATTCATTAAGTATTCCATCAAAGATAAAACAAGCTGCTATTTTTACTACTAGAGATTTTCTCTCTAAGATTAGTAATACGCAGTATATGATGATTAATCTGTTGGAAGCTCCTTTACTTGCTCTCTTACTTTCGGTAATTGTGCGCTTCAAAAATGCAAAAGATGCCGAAGAGTATGTATTTAGATACAATGACAACGTTCCTGCTTATATGTTAATTGCCATTATTGTTGCTCTTTTTATGGGATTGACAGTCAGTGCTGAGGAAATTATTCGGGATAGAAAAATTCAAAGGCGAGAATCCTTTTTGAATCTAAGTAGAATGAGTTACTTGACTTCAAAGGTTGGTATTTTATTTACCCTTTCAGCTATTCAAACACTTACTTTTGCACTCATTGGTAATACTATTTTAGAAATTCAGGGCATGTATTGGCAGTATTGGCTAGTTTTATTTACTATTTCTTGCTTTGCCAATGCTTTAGGACTTAATATTTCAGCTTCTTTTAATTCGGCTGTTACAGTTTATATTTTGATTCCACTGCTTTTGATTCCTCAAATGATTCTGAGTGGCGCAATATTTAGGTTCGACCAGCTTAATAATTCTATTGTAGAAAAGGGTCGTATTCCACTTGTTGCAGACTTTATGGCTTCTCGTTGGGCATACGAGGCTTTAGCTGTCGAACAGTTTAAAGATAATCCTTTTGAAAGGCAGATTTTTGATGTCGAATTTGAGATTAGTCAGTATCAACACAAGGCTAATTTTTGGATTCCTAAAATGCAAGAAATTCTAGACCGTTCGGCAAATTATGCAGAAAGTGCTCAAAATGAAAATGCTGATTCTGTTATGGTATTGCTTCAAAATGATATTGCACTCCTCAAACACGAATGGGAAAGTGAAAAGGTAAATGAAATACTTGACCGTTTGAAAATTCAGTCAGAAGATTTAGAACTCTCTTCCGAAGAGCAAAAGCTATTGAATATTGATTTAGAAAAAACTCTTCAAATTATAGAATTTGATAGGGCAATGGCTGATAAACTAAAAGCTGTTTTAGAAATGATACGTTCGAAAGTATTGACTCCTAAATTTGTGATGGCTGGAGAGCGAAAAGACAGTATCATAAATGCTATGGAACAAGATCCTTCTAACAAGCTTTCAGTAGTCGAACTCAAAAATAAATACACCAATGAATATTTGGAATCACAAGTAAAAAATGAAATGATTAAGGATAAATATGTAGAAGGAAATGGATTCTTGGTACAACAAACAGACCCTATTTTTGCTGTTCGTAATCCAAATAACCTTTCTGGACCTTTAGATTATCGTACTCATTTCTTTGCCCCTGAGAAACAATTCTTGGGTAATTATTTTGATACTATGTGGTTCAATGTATTTGTAATGTGGGCAATGACAATTTTCTTACTTGTTACTCTTTATTTTGAGTTACTCAAAAAATTAATTGATGTACTTGGAAGTATTAACTTTAAGAGGAAAAAGAAAAAATAA
- a CDS encoding alpha/beta hydrolase, whose amino-acid sequence MTKKTISFSHQARYLTFGSLSNKTEYIWIVFHGYGQLAEYFIKKFEGLNSKYNPEQHYIIAPQGLSTAYLESFTGRVGANWMTKHDRELDIENNLHYLESLMNSELNDIASIDTTEKKIIVLGFSQGAATASRWIAHTKFEISEFLVWGGMIAHDIGSIFYKKMKDKITLFYGDKDEFISEEGLKTSLMKLENLGITPNLVPYKGTHKIYTDVLKNFIENSLR is encoded by the coding sequence ATGACAAAAAAAACAATCTCTTTTTCACATCAAGCTAGATATCTGACTTTTGGAAGTTTATCTAATAAGACAGAGTACATTTGGATAGTCTTTCATGGATACGGACAATTAGCTGAATATTTTATAAAAAAATTTGAAGGCTTAAATTCTAAATATAATCCTGAACAGCATTATATTATTGCACCTCAAGGACTTTCAACAGCTTATTTAGAGAGTTTTACAGGAAGAGTAGGCGCAAACTGGATGACCAAACATGATAGAGAATTAGACATAGAAAATAACTTGCATTACTTAGAGAGTTTAATGAATAGCGAATTGAATGATATTGCTAGTATTGATACAACAGAGAAAAAAATAATTGTTTTAGGATTTTCACAAGGAGCTGCTACAGCAAGTCGTTGGATTGCTCATACCAAATTTGAAATTTCTGAGTTTTTAGTATGGGGAGGAATGATAGCTCACGATATAGGTTCTATTTTTTATAAAAAGATGAAAGATAAAATAACTCTTTTTTATGGAGATAAAGACGAGTTTATAAGTGAAGAAGGATTGAAAACAAGCCTTATGAAATTAGAAAATTTAGGTATTACTCCAAATTTAGTTCCTTATAAGGGTACTCATAAAATATATACAGATGTTTTAAAAAATTTTATTGAAAACTCTTTAAGGTAG
- a CDS encoding YkvA family protein → MSNTPKESPTNFTEEDFIQQKNPIVTPNSQIEAEEQVEKSKFYKVATKKAIKVIASRNKMFALINKAYTHFNNKENERPMSQEVKDKFKTLLRLIRALYKKEYKDFPWGSLVKATATIIYLVSPLDLVPDFIPFIGMMDDFALISWTIGSLSDDIKNFEDWEEAQQIARLTT, encoded by the coding sequence ATGTCAAATACACCAAAAGAAAGTCCTACTAACTTTACAGAAGAAGATTTTATACAACAAAAAAATCCAATAGTTACTCCTAATTCTCAGATTGAAGCAGAAGAACAAGTTGAAAAATCTAAATTCTATAAAGTAGCTACTAAAAAAGCAATTAAAGTAATTGCAAGTAGAAACAAAATGTTTGCCCTAATAAATAAAGCTTATACTCATTTTAATAATAAAGAAAATGAGCGACCTATGAGTCAAGAAGTAAAAGATAAGTTCAAAACACTTTTACGTTTAATTCGTGCGCTTTATAAAAAAGAATACAAAGATTTTCCTTGGGGTTCTTTAGTAAAAGCAACAGCAACCATTATTTATTTGGTTTCTCCATTAGATTTAGTTCCCGATTTTATTCCTTTTATTGGAATGATGGACGACTTTGCACTTATTTCTTGGACAATTGGTTCTTTGAGTGACGATATTAAAAACTTTGAAGACTGGGAAGAAGCACAACAAATTGCTCGTCTGACAACATAA
- a CDS encoding leucine-rich repeat domain-containing protein: MKKLLSLFRISIFCGVCFLMTTQANAQLSTSWWNSLDKNWKNVFMTKFGISASPSTAELSKIYAAEKLDCKDSGLSTLEPLADLKNLKILWCDGNSGISSLDPLRNIVGLKELDCSSTGISDLEPLRSMTGLSRLDCYETRISNLAPLSGMRKLRVLDFSNTPVSNIFPLKYIKSLEVLYMARTKVASLAPLKDLTNLGELTFSETKVSSLAPLSNLLKLREIVFAKTEVSDLSPLSRASTLSIVYCEDTKVTEAAANALQKKQPDCTVFF; this comes from the coding sequence ATGAAAAAATTGCTTTCTCTATTTCGTATAAGCATTTTTTGTGGTGTATGTTTTCTGATGACTACACAAGCTAATGCACAACTCTCAACAAGTTGGTGGAACTCTTTAGATAAAAACTGGAAAAATGTTTTTATGACTAAATTCGGTATTAGTGCTTCTCCTTCAACTGCCGAACTAAGTAAAATTTATGCTGCCGAAAAACTTGATTGTAAAGATAGTGGATTAAGCACATTAGAACCTTTAGCAGACCTTAAGAATCTAAAAATTCTTTGGTGTGATGGAAATTCAGGAATTTCTTCTTTAGATCCATTGAGAAATATTGTAGGACTTAAAGAGTTGGACTGTTCAAGCACAGGAATAAGTGATTTAGAACCTTTACGTTCGATGACAGGACTGAGCCGTTTAGATTGTTATGAAACTCGTATTTCTAATCTTGCTCCTCTTAGTGGAATGCGTAAACTTAGAGTATTAGATTTTTCAAATACACCTGTTAGCAATATTTTTCCATTGAAATACATCAAATCTTTAGAAGTGCTTTATATGGCTCGTACAAAAGTAGCTAGTCTTGCTCCACTAAAAGACCTTACTAATTTAGGAGAACTTACTTTTTCAGAAACAAAAGTTTCAAGTCTTGCTCCTCTTTCTAATCTTTTAAAACTTAGAGAAATAGTTTTTGCAAAAACAGAAGTTTCAGATCTTTCTCCTCTTAGCAGAGCAAGTACGCTTTCAATTGTTTATTGTGAAGATACAAAAGTGACAGAAGCTGCTGCAAATGCTTTACAGAAAAAACAGCCTGACTGTACTGTATTTTTCTAA
- a CDS encoding thiamine-binding protein: MIVSVEISVYPLTENYKPTVKSFIRKISENSALKIKVNGISTQVFGELSEVMPTLEKAIQSCFETQKASVVIKFLGTDLSEYEYKG; encoded by the coding sequence ATGATAGTTTCCGTCGAAATAAGTGTTTATCCACTTACAGAAAATTATAAACCAACTGTAAAGAGCTTTATTAGAAAAATTTCTGAAAACTCAGCTCTAAAAATAAAAGTAAATGGCATCAGTACACAAGTTTTTGGAGAGCTAAGTGAAGTTATGCCAACTCTAGAAAAGGCAATTCAATCTTGTTTTGAAACTCAAAAAGCATCTGTTGTAATAAAGTTTTTAGGAACAGATTTAAGTGAATACGAATATAAAGGATAA